A region of Argentina anserina chromosome 5, drPotAnse1.1, whole genome shotgun sequence DNA encodes the following proteins:
- the LOC126794212 gene encoding transcription factor bHLH157 isoform X2, whose amino-acid sequence MGEAEKGSAIKERLKGLCVCNGWSYGVLWRFDQRNSMLLKMGEAYYEEHMGTVIENMLPQLHMLGEGVIGQTAFTGKDQWMHSDTYNAQWNSCNPIESCRDLFQDDSEFRCQFSSGVKTIATVSVEAGVIQFGSTDKIMERLEFLDETKRVFREIKNLRGPIPLPSAASCLNNESNDLNDLFASLISSANFHGDIANILGDKSKDIGGNCLSAMNLQPTASGALGSAGKTPWFSTESSSLDSYDPHLASDIGVQDFLKTCRNTAQDSTLNLGNCGYQMDDQHYLQGYPVEFNRADCITDVSKSFTDDLSQWFAASPVQNFNGMANTINGDLSRVFESPTVSSSLLKGDTCINLPIVQPATSMQSSITNAFSADAHEKGIVIQSSGNDLFHGLGTDFGCGQASECWEDSIMPVVSGDCMAASTDLTKEPEVGAAAGPRRGLFSELGLEELLNGMNSTSSSVTKCSPADQSSTRKRKLESSSAGGTQVQVARFAGSGGSMHLTGPLYNLDKTNFLVPKKEVLPKSQVSIWIDDSYSVNARSMAQANPQKAEDHTKTAKKRAKPGESTRPRPKDRQQIQDRMKDLRGMIPNGGKCSIDALLDRTVKYMIFLQGVTKHADKLKQPHESKLTGKKNGVVLKDHSSTSGGNNTWALAVEGQNVVCPILVEDLSTPGQMLIEILCEERGFFLELADEIRGFGLNILKGVMESREDKIWARFIVEATRHVTRIEIFWSLVRLLQQSGTSVVDPTIRPNNVVDTGFPPVLDSFQPCSFPPPISLT is encoded by the exons ATGGGTGAAGCTGAGAAAGGTTCAGCGATTAAAGAGAGGCTTAAGGgtctttgtgtttgcaatGGGTGGTCTTACGGGGTTTTGTGGCGTTTTGATCAGAGAAATTCCAT GTTGTTGAAAATGGGAGAAGCCTATTATGAAGAGCACATGGGAACAGTGATTGAAAATATGCTTCCACAGCTCCACATGCTTGGAGAAGG CGTTATTGGTCAAACTGCTTTCACCGGGAAGGACCAATGGATGCACTCAGATACCTACAATGCACAGTGGAATTcatgcaatcccatcgaaagTTGTCGAGATTTGTTTCAG GATGATTCCGAGTTCCGTTGCCAATTTTCCTCTGGTGTAAAG aCAATTGCAACAGTCTCTGTGGAAGCAGGAGTAATTCAGTTTGGATCGACTGATAAG ATTATGGAGAGGCTGGAGTTTTTAGACGAAACAAAAAGGGTGTTCCGGGAGATCAAAAATCTTCGTGGGCCTATTCCTCTTCCAAGTGCAGCCTCTTGTTTGAACAATGAATCCAATGATCTGAATGACTTGTTTGCTTCCTTAATTTCATCTGCAAACTTTCATGGAGACATTGCCAACATACTAGGTGATAAATCTAAAGATATAGGAGGAAATTGTTTATCTGCAATGAATTTACAGCCTACGGCATCTGGTGCCTTAGGCTCAGCTGGTAAAACCCCGTGGTTTAGTACTGAATCTTCTTCATTGGACTCATATGACCCACATTTGGCATCTGATATAGGGGTTCAGGATTTTCTTAAGACTTGCAGAAACACGGCTCAAGACTCAACTCTCAATCTAGGCAACTGTGGATATCAGATGGATGATCAGCATTACCTACAGGGATACCCTGTAGAGTTTAACCGAGCTGATTGTATTACAGATGTTTCCAAATCATTCACGGATGATCTTTCTCAGTGGTTTGCCGCTTCACCAGTACAGAACTTCAATGGCATGGCAAACACAATAAATGGTGATCTGTCACGAGTGTTTGAAAGTCCTACAGTGTCATCTAGTCTGCTTAAAGGTGATACCTGTATCAACCTACCAATTGTGCAACCTGCGACTTCTATGCAAAGTTCCATCACAAATGCTTTCAGTGCTGATGCTCATGAGAAAGGTATTGTCATTCAGAGTTCTGGAAATGATTTGTTTCATGGTTTGGGAACAGATTTCGGGTGTGGTCAAGCCAGTGAGTGCTGGGAAGATAGTATAATGCCAGTCGTCAGTGGTGACTGCATGGCTGCCAGTACTGATTTGACCAAAGAGCCAGAAGTTGGTGCTGCGGCTGGCCCCAGGAGAGGGTTATTCTCGGAATTAGGACTTGAAGAGCTTTTGAATGGTATGAATAGTACTTCCAGCTCTGTGACTAAATGTAGTCCAGCAGACCAATCTTCCACCAGGAAAAGGAAATTAGAAAGTTCATCTGCAGGTGGTACTCAGGTACAGGTAGCAAGGTTTGCCGGTTCTGGAGGGAGCATGCATTTGACGGGACCTTTGTATAACTTAGACAAGACAAACTTTCTTGTACCAAAGAAAGAGGTTCTCCCGAAATCACAAGTGAGCATATGGATTGATGATAGCTATAGTGTCAATGCTAGAAGTATGGCTCAAGCAAACCCACAAAAGGCTGAGGATCACACAAAGACCGCCAAGAAGAGGGCAAAGCCTGGAGAGAGTACTCGACCAAGGCCCAAGGATCGTCAGCAGATCCAAGACCGTATGAAAGACTTGAGGGGCATGATTCCCAATGGTGGAAAG TGTAGCATTGATGCTTTGCTGGACCGCACTGTCAAGTACATGATTTTCTTGCAAGGTGTGACGAAACATGCTGATAAGCTTAAACAACCTCATGAGTCAAAG TtgactggaaaaaaaaatggtgtGGTTCTAAAAGATCACAGCAGTACATCTGGTGGTAACAATACTTGGGCATTAGCAGTTGAGGGTCAAAATGTTGTTTGCCCTATACTTGTGGAGGACCTTAGTACACCAGGCCAAATGCTTATTGAG ATCCTCTGTGAAGAGCGTGGTTTCTTTCTTGAGCTTGCAGACGAAATCCGTGGCTTTGGGTTGAATATCTTGAAGGGGGTGATGGAGAGCCGAGAGGATAAGATATGGGCTCGCTTTATTGTTGAG GCAACTAGGCATGTAACCAGGATAGAAATATTTTGGTCCCTTGTCCGGCTTCTTCAGCAAAGTGGTACCAGTGTGGTTGATCCAACCATTCGCCCCAACAATGTAGTAGACACCGGATTTCCTCCTGTATTGGATAGTTTCCAGCCATGTAGTTTCCCTCCTCCAATCAGCTTGACATGA
- the LOC126794212 gene encoding transcription factor bHLH157 isoform X1, translating into MGEAEKGSAIKERLKGLCVCNGWSYGVLWRFDQRNSMLLKMGEAYYEEHMGTVIENMLPQLHMLGEGVIGQTAFTGKDQWMHSDTYNAQWNSCNPIESCRDLFQDDSEFRCQFSSGVKTIATVSVEAGVIQFGSTDKIMERLEFLDETKRVFREIKNLRGPIPLPSAASCLNNESNDLNDLFASLISSANFHGDIANILGDKSKDIGGNCLSAMNLQPTASGALGSAGKTPWFSTESSSLDSYDPHLASDIGVQDFLKTCRNTAQDSTLNLGNCGYQMDDQHYLQGYPVEFNRADCITDVSKSFTDDLSQWFAASPVQNFNGMANTINGDLSRVFESPTVSSSLLKGDTCINLPIVQPATSMQSSITNAFSADAHEKGIVIQSSGNDLFHGLGTDFGCGQASECWEDSIMPVVSGDCMAASTDLTKEPEVGAAAGPRRGLFSELGLEELLNGMNSTSSSVTKCSPADQSSTRKRKLESSSAGGTQVQVARFAGSGGSMHLTGPLYNLDKTNFLVPKKEVLPKSQVSIWIDDSYSVNARSMAQANPQKAEDHTKTAKKRAKPGESTRPRPKDRQQIQDRMKDLRGMIPNGGKQCSIDALLDRTVKYMIFLQGVTKHADKLKQPHESKLTGKKNGVVLKDHSSTSGGNNTWALAVEGQNVVCPILVEDLSTPGQMLIEILCEERGFFLELADEIRGFGLNILKGVMESREDKIWARFIVEATRHVTRIEIFWSLVRLLQQSGTSVVDPTIRPNNVVDTGFPPVLDSFQPCSFPPPISLT; encoded by the exons ATGGGTGAAGCTGAGAAAGGTTCAGCGATTAAAGAGAGGCTTAAGGgtctttgtgtttgcaatGGGTGGTCTTACGGGGTTTTGTGGCGTTTTGATCAGAGAAATTCCAT GTTGTTGAAAATGGGAGAAGCCTATTATGAAGAGCACATGGGAACAGTGATTGAAAATATGCTTCCACAGCTCCACATGCTTGGAGAAGG CGTTATTGGTCAAACTGCTTTCACCGGGAAGGACCAATGGATGCACTCAGATACCTACAATGCACAGTGGAATTcatgcaatcccatcgaaagTTGTCGAGATTTGTTTCAG GATGATTCCGAGTTCCGTTGCCAATTTTCCTCTGGTGTAAAG aCAATTGCAACAGTCTCTGTGGAAGCAGGAGTAATTCAGTTTGGATCGACTGATAAG ATTATGGAGAGGCTGGAGTTTTTAGACGAAACAAAAAGGGTGTTCCGGGAGATCAAAAATCTTCGTGGGCCTATTCCTCTTCCAAGTGCAGCCTCTTGTTTGAACAATGAATCCAATGATCTGAATGACTTGTTTGCTTCCTTAATTTCATCTGCAAACTTTCATGGAGACATTGCCAACATACTAGGTGATAAATCTAAAGATATAGGAGGAAATTGTTTATCTGCAATGAATTTACAGCCTACGGCATCTGGTGCCTTAGGCTCAGCTGGTAAAACCCCGTGGTTTAGTACTGAATCTTCTTCATTGGACTCATATGACCCACATTTGGCATCTGATATAGGGGTTCAGGATTTTCTTAAGACTTGCAGAAACACGGCTCAAGACTCAACTCTCAATCTAGGCAACTGTGGATATCAGATGGATGATCAGCATTACCTACAGGGATACCCTGTAGAGTTTAACCGAGCTGATTGTATTACAGATGTTTCCAAATCATTCACGGATGATCTTTCTCAGTGGTTTGCCGCTTCACCAGTACAGAACTTCAATGGCATGGCAAACACAATAAATGGTGATCTGTCACGAGTGTTTGAAAGTCCTACAGTGTCATCTAGTCTGCTTAAAGGTGATACCTGTATCAACCTACCAATTGTGCAACCTGCGACTTCTATGCAAAGTTCCATCACAAATGCTTTCAGTGCTGATGCTCATGAGAAAGGTATTGTCATTCAGAGTTCTGGAAATGATTTGTTTCATGGTTTGGGAACAGATTTCGGGTGTGGTCAAGCCAGTGAGTGCTGGGAAGATAGTATAATGCCAGTCGTCAGTGGTGACTGCATGGCTGCCAGTACTGATTTGACCAAAGAGCCAGAAGTTGGTGCTGCGGCTGGCCCCAGGAGAGGGTTATTCTCGGAATTAGGACTTGAAGAGCTTTTGAATGGTATGAATAGTACTTCCAGCTCTGTGACTAAATGTAGTCCAGCAGACCAATCTTCCACCAGGAAAAGGAAATTAGAAAGTTCATCTGCAGGTGGTACTCAGGTACAGGTAGCAAGGTTTGCCGGTTCTGGAGGGAGCATGCATTTGACGGGACCTTTGTATAACTTAGACAAGACAAACTTTCTTGTACCAAAGAAAGAGGTTCTCCCGAAATCACAAGTGAGCATATGGATTGATGATAGCTATAGTGTCAATGCTAGAAGTATGGCTCAAGCAAACCCACAAAAGGCTGAGGATCACACAAAGACCGCCAAGAAGAGGGCAAAGCCTGGAGAGAGTACTCGACCAAGGCCCAAGGATCGTCAGCAGATCCAAGACCGTATGAAAGACTTGAGGGGCATGATTCCCAATGGTGGAAAG CAGTGTAGCATTGATGCTTTGCTGGACCGCACTGTCAAGTACATGATTTTCTTGCAAGGTGTGACGAAACATGCTGATAAGCTTAAACAACCTCATGAGTCAAAG TtgactggaaaaaaaaatggtgtGGTTCTAAAAGATCACAGCAGTACATCTGGTGGTAACAATACTTGGGCATTAGCAGTTGAGGGTCAAAATGTTGTTTGCCCTATACTTGTGGAGGACCTTAGTACACCAGGCCAAATGCTTATTGAG ATCCTCTGTGAAGAGCGTGGTTTCTTTCTTGAGCTTGCAGACGAAATCCGTGGCTTTGGGTTGAATATCTTGAAGGGGGTGATGGAGAGCCGAGAGGATAAGATATGGGCTCGCTTTATTGTTGAG GCAACTAGGCATGTAACCAGGATAGAAATATTTTGGTCCCTTGTCCGGCTTCTTCAGCAAAGTGGTACCAGTGTGGTTGATCCAACCATTCGCCCCAACAATGTAGTAGACACCGGATTTCCTCCTGTATTGGATAGTTTCCAGCCATGTAGTTTCCCTCCTCCAATCAGCTTGACATGA